From Streptomyces sp. NBC_00237, a single genomic window includes:
- a CDS encoding DUF3427 domain-containing protein, which translates to MTAAISASQPAPGIYEQLITLRLTQQLKDLEVGGWRAIDGDVGAESTPHVLARHVAETVRQLLHNLPAADRVHAANHILESIGTLEGAREWVDLIADGPRQLLSIAEEEAPGVYAIRPATPLSETALITNSPEDPNLGFELRAELATADRVDLLCAFVKWHGLRVLEQSLKSARERGIPIRVITTTYIGATERRALDRLVQEFGAEVKINYELRSTRLHAKAWLFRRNSGYDTAYVGSSNLSKAALLEGLEWNVRLSSVATPAVLRKFEATFDSYWSEAAFESYDPERDGDRLTEALRAASGKMGQPGERRIQLSGLDVRPYPHQRDMLERLEVERTVHDRHRNLLVAATGTGKTVMAALDYKHLRQKLGRDLRLLFVAHRQEILQQSLRTYQDVLNDAEFGELLTGNDNPERWTHVFASVQSLHPRTLEQLSADHFDVIVIDEFHHGTAPTYRRIIDHFLPEELLGLTATPERMDGKNIQDEFFDGRIAAEMRLWEALENELLSPFHYFGITDNTDMRAVEWKGGGYVASSLSNVFTGNDARARLVIKAVQDKVLDPGSMRALGFCVSVAHAHFMADAFRRAGLGAAALSGENTRTERQQALADLRNGKLHVIFSVDLFNEGLDVPDVDTLLLLRPTSSATVFLQQLGRGLRRSEDKAVLTVLDFIGQHRKEFRFENQFRALTNLTRKRLQQSIEDDFPQLPSGCQIILEPKAKKLIVENIKNQLGVNVTALAREVASYGEVRLATYLDESGRELKELYRGNGNSWTRLLRRAGLLDGPEPEGEAALLKRMPSFLHVDDPVRVAVYSKLLRDEAPSYADLPEQEQAYARMLFFSLWPLSGFDSYEAGFASLHLQPAVRDELLQVLAYNLAHTEHVPRPLEGELAGLPLTVHGSYSREEILPALGQSTYNKFLPGHFREGVKWCESFKTDALLITLEKDEKDFSPETRYRDYAMSETRFHWESQNQTSETSPTGQRYQQHASEGSHVLLFARRYKTTDIGSSQPWMLLGPAEYVRHEGSKPMAITWDLEHPLPPEVLTYSAIAA; encoded by the coding sequence GTGACCGCAGCGATCAGCGCATCCCAACCCGCGCCCGGAATCTACGAGCAGTTGATCACTCTCCGGCTCACCCAACAGCTGAAGGACCTTGAGGTCGGCGGCTGGCGGGCGATCGACGGCGACGTCGGTGCCGAGTCAACACCCCATGTACTGGCCCGACATGTAGCGGAAACCGTGCGCCAGCTGCTGCACAACCTGCCTGCTGCCGACCGCGTCCACGCGGCCAACCACATCCTTGAGTCCATCGGCACGCTCGAAGGAGCTCGCGAATGGGTCGACTTGATCGCGGACGGCCCGCGCCAACTCCTCTCCATCGCCGAGGAAGAGGCACCCGGGGTCTACGCGATCCGGCCCGCCACTCCTCTCTCCGAGACCGCACTGATCACCAACTCCCCCGAAGACCCCAACCTCGGCTTCGAGTTGCGCGCCGAACTAGCGACGGCCGACCGGGTCGACCTGCTCTGCGCCTTCGTGAAGTGGCACGGCTTGCGGGTCCTGGAGCAATCCCTGAAGTCTGCTCGCGAACGGGGCATCCCGATCAGGGTCATCACGACGACCTACATCGGCGCCACCGAGCGACGCGCCCTCGACCGTCTCGTCCAGGAATTCGGCGCCGAGGTGAAGATCAACTACGAACTTCGGTCGACCCGTTTGCACGCCAAGGCATGGCTCTTCCGGCGCAACAGCGGGTACGACACCGCGTACGTCGGCAGCTCCAACCTGTCCAAGGCGGCACTGCTCGAAGGTCTCGAATGGAACGTGAGGCTCTCCTCCGTCGCCACCCCGGCCGTCCTACGGAAGTTCGAGGCGACCTTCGACTCGTACTGGAGCGAGGCCGCCTTCGAGTCATACGACCCTGAACGCGACGGGGACCGGCTGACCGAGGCACTACGCGCGGCCTCCGGCAAGATGGGGCAGCCTGGCGAGCGCCGCATCCAGCTCTCCGGCCTCGACGTTCGGCCCTACCCGCATCAGCGGGACATGCTGGAGCGACTGGAAGTGGAACGCACGGTCCACGACCGGCACCGCAACCTGCTCGTCGCTGCCACCGGCACGGGCAAGACCGTCATGGCCGCACTCGACTACAAGCACCTGCGGCAGAAGCTGGGACGCGACCTACGGCTCCTCTTCGTCGCGCACCGCCAGGAGATCTTGCAGCAGTCCCTTCGTACGTATCAAGACGTCCTCAACGATGCCGAGTTCGGGGAGCTTCTCACCGGGAACGACAACCCCGAACGGTGGACGCATGTCTTCGCGAGCGTCCAGTCGCTTCACCCGCGCACGCTGGAGCAGCTCTCGGCCGATCACTTCGACGTGATCGTGATCGACGAATTCCACCACGGCACAGCCCCCACGTACCGACGCATCATCGACCACTTCCTCCCCGAAGAGCTCCTCGGCCTGACAGCAACTCCCGAGCGCATGGACGGGAAGAACATCCAGGACGAGTTCTTCGACGGCCGGATCGCGGCGGAGATGCGTCTCTGGGAGGCCCTGGAAAATGAACTCCTCAGCCCCTTCCACTACTTCGGTATCACCGACAACACCGACATGCGGGCGGTGGAGTGGAAGGGCGGCGGTTACGTCGCCAGCTCACTCAGCAACGTCTTCACGGGCAACGACGCTCGGGCTCGCCTCGTCATCAAGGCCGTACAGGACAAGGTGTTGGACCCCGGCTCGATGCGAGCCCTGGGCTTCTGTGTGTCCGTCGCCCATGCACACTTCATGGCGGACGCCTTCCGCCGGGCGGGCCTCGGTGCAGCGGCCCTGTCAGGTGAGAACACCCGCACCGAACGGCAGCAGGCCCTCGCCGATCTCCGCAACGGCAAGCTCCACGTCATCTTCTCGGTCGACCTGTTCAACGAGGGATTGGACGTCCCCGACGTCGACACTCTGCTCCTGCTGCGTCCCACCTCCAGCGCTACGGTCTTCCTCCAGCAATTGGGGCGCGGCCTCCGTCGTAGCGAGGACAAGGCGGTCCTGACCGTCCTCGACTTCATTGGCCAGCACCGCAAGGAATTCCGCTTCGAGAACCAGTTCCGGGCGCTCACCAACCTGACCCGCAAGCGCCTTCAGCAGAGCATCGAGGACGACTTCCCTCAGCTCCCTTCGGGTTGCCAGATCATCCTGGAGCCCAAGGCCAAGAAGTTGATCGTGGAGAACATCAAGAACCAGCTCGGCGTGAACGTCACCGCCCTCGCGCGCGAGGTCGCGTCCTACGGCGAAGTGCGCTTGGCCACGTATCTCGATGAGAGCGGCCGTGAACTGAAGGAGCTCTACCGTGGAAACGGCAACTCCTGGACGAGACTCCTCCGACGCGCTGGACTCCTCGATGGACCGGAGCCCGAAGGAGAGGCGGCTCTCCTCAAGCGCATGCCGTCATTCCTGCACGTAGACGATCCGGTGCGAGTAGCCGTCTACTCGAAGCTGCTGCGCGACGAAGCTCCGTCGTACGCCGACCTACCCGAGCAAGAGCAGGCATACGCACGTATGTTGTTCTTCTCCCTGTGGCCCCTTAGCGGCTTCGACAGTTACGAAGCGGGCTTCGCATCGCTGCACCTCCAGCCTGCGGTACGCGACGAACTCCTCCAGGTCTTGGCCTACAACCTGGCCCACACCGAGCACGTTCCCCGCCCGCTGGAGGGCGAGCTCGCCGGTCTCCCTCTCACCGTGCACGGGTCGTACTCGCGCGAGGAGATCCTCCCTGCCCTCGGCCAGTCCACCTACAACAAGTTCCTCCCCGGGCATTTCCGGGAAGGCGTCAAATGGTGCGAGAGCTTCAAGACGGACGCTCTTCTCATCACCCTCGAAAAAGACGAGAAGGACTTCTCGCCGGAAACCCGCTACCGCGACTACGCGATGAGCGAGACAAGGTTCCACTGGGAGTCCCAGAACCAGACGTCAGAGACGTCACCAACAGGCCAGCGCTACCAGCAGCATGCCTCCGAGGGCAGCCACGTCCTTCTCTTCGCCCGCCGCTACAAGACCACGGACATCGGCAGCTCTCAGCCTTGGATGCTGCTGGGCCCTGCCGAGTACGTACGCCACGAAGGAAGCAAGCCGATGGCCATCACCTGGGATCTGGAACATCCGCTTCCCCCCGAGGTGTTGACCTATTCGGCGATTGCTGCATAG
- a CDS encoding class E sortase, with translation MLLVVHQVWWTNREARSGAEETVRVLVEEWADSGEAGAGEDVPVGGPEDGQASAGAGAGAGAGASASASVGAGGGEGSRPGVEVPTRGGRPVGKVPRPSTSPRWDQAYAVIRIPRAGVVAPVAEGVGKRGVLDKGYVGHYPGTAQPGEAGNFALAGHRNTHGEPFRYVNRLEVGDEVVVETRGAVYTYVVSGGVAQTSARDVGVVAAVPRSAVKPGRGFSEPGYYLTLTTCTPEFTSRYRLVVWAKLARMAPRQGPGG, from the coding sequence ATGCTGTTGGTGGTGCATCAGGTGTGGTGGACGAACCGGGAGGCGCGGAGCGGCGCCGAGGAGACCGTGCGGGTGCTGGTCGAGGAGTGGGCCGACTCCGGGGAGGCCGGGGCGGGGGAGGACGTGCCCGTGGGCGGGCCGGAGGACGGTCAGGCTTCGGCGGGTGCGGGTGCGGGTGCGGGTGCGGGTGCGAGTGCGAGTGCGAGTGTGGGTGCGGGGGGCGGGGAGGGTTCGCGCCCGGGTGTCGAAGTGCCGACGCGGGGCGGACGGCCGGTCGGGAAGGTTCCCCGGCCGTCCACGTCGCCTCGGTGGGATCAGGCGTACGCGGTGATACGGATCCCCCGGGCGGGGGTCGTGGCACCGGTGGCCGAGGGGGTCGGGAAGCGGGGGGTGCTGGACAAGGGGTATGTCGGGCACTACCCGGGGACCGCGCAGCCGGGCGAGGCGGGGAACTTCGCCCTGGCAGGGCACCGGAACACGCACGGGGAGCCGTTCCGGTACGTCAACCGGCTGGAGGTGGGGGACGAGGTGGTCGTGGAGACGCGAGGGGCTGTTTATACGTATGTGGTGAGTGGGGGTGTGGCGCAGACGTCGGCCCGGGACGTCGGGGTCGTCGCGGCCGTTCCGCGCAGTGCGGTGAAGCCGGGGCGGGGGTTCAGCGAGCCGGGGTACTACCTCACGCTCACCACCTGCACGCCGGAGTTCACGTCCCGGTACCGGCTCGTGGTGTGGGCGAAGCTGGCGCGGATGGCGCCCCGGCAGGGGCCGGGGGGCTAG
- a CDS encoding DUF3311 domain-containing protein, protein MGVPYVLYLGALPLVNRVEPVVLGLPFLFVWLLGATLLTPLAVWLTWRGDHRR, encoded by the coding sequence CTGGGTGTGCCCTATGTCCTGTACCTGGGTGCGCTGCCGCTCGTGAACCGGGTGGAACCGGTCGTTCTCGGGCTGCCGTTCCTGTTCGTGTGGCTGCTGGGGGCGACGCTCCTGACGCCCCTCGCCGTGTGGTTGACCTGGCGGGGGGACCACAGGCGATGA
- a CDS encoding sodium:solute symporter, which translates to MSSAVVATSIFGAFMVGTVGLGLLAMRGRGGGGGGLAEWSVGGRSLGAVFIWVLMAGEGYTSFSYLGAAGWGYNYGAPVLYVVAYMSCGYAVGYVVGPMLWAYARKHELVGITDMVAHRYGRKWVGALVAVLASVFLLPYIQLQITGMGVVVSTISYGAISLNWAYFIGFAVTVGFVVVSGLRGSAWVSVLKDALVILTLAFLAVYVPLHYFGGYEPFLERVVAEKAEWLTFPGHGESGFGQWWFITTSFLNSLTVVIFPTTVAGYLGARSADGLRRNAMWLPAYNVLLFVPMLLGIAALFVVPGLTGADSNLALFKLVVDSLPAWLVGVVGVAAALSSIVPMAVFMLVIGTMWGRSVLGLVPRWQGREKAASQVVVVVAGALALVLTYTAPNTLVRLSLISYEGMAQLLPMLLLGLLWRKLTLAGALSGLVVGVGVVCALVFTGNDPVWGTNAGIVALALNLLVALGVSYGGPRERDERPDSEVLARG; encoded by the coding sequence ATGAGTTCTGCTGTGGTGGCCACGTCCATCTTTGGCGCCTTCATGGTGGGGACGGTGGGGCTCGGGCTGCTCGCCATGCGCGGTCGCGGGGGCGGCGGGGGCGGGCTCGCCGAGTGGTCCGTGGGCGGGCGGAGCCTGGGCGCCGTCTTCATCTGGGTGCTCATGGCCGGTGAGGGATACACGAGTTTCAGTTATCTCGGGGCCGCGGGATGGGGGTACAACTACGGGGCTCCGGTGCTGTACGTCGTCGCGTACATGTCGTGCGGTTACGCGGTGGGGTACGTGGTCGGGCCGATGCTGTGGGCGTATGCGCGCAAGCACGAACTGGTCGGTATCACCGACATGGTGGCCCACCGGTACGGGAGGAAGTGGGTCGGGGCGCTTGTCGCCGTGCTGGCTTCGGTGTTCCTGCTGCCGTACATCCAATTGCAGATCACCGGGATGGGAGTGGTCGTATCGACCATTTCCTATGGCGCCATCAGTCTCAACTGGGCCTATTTCATCGGATTCGCGGTGACTGTTGGATTCGTGGTCGTGAGCGGGCTCAGGGGGAGCGCCTGGGTCTCGGTGCTGAAGGACGCGCTGGTGATTCTGACGCTCGCGTTCCTGGCCGTTTACGTACCGCTGCATTATTTCGGGGGATACGAGCCGTTCCTTGAGCGGGTCGTGGCGGAGAAGGCGGAGTGGCTGACGTTTCCCGGGCACGGGGAGAGCGGGTTCGGGCAGTGGTGGTTCATCACGACGTCCTTCCTGAATTCGCTGACCGTCGTCATCTTCCCGACGACCGTGGCGGGGTATCTCGGGGCGCGGTCCGCGGACGGGCTGCGGCGGAACGCCATGTGGCTGCCCGCGTACAACGTGCTGCTGTTCGTGCCGATGCTGCTCGGCATCGCGGCGCTCTTCGTGGTGCCGGGGCTGACCGGCGCGGACTCCAACCTCGCGCTGTTCAAGCTGGTCGTCGACTCGCTGCCCGCGTGGCTGGTGGGGGTGGTGGGGGTTGCCGCCGCGCTGTCCTCGATCGTGCCGATGGCCGTGTTCATGCTGGTCATCGGGACCATGTGGGGGCGGAGCGTGCTGGGGCTCGTACCCCGGTGGCAGGGCCGGGAGAAGGCCGCGTCACAGGTGGTCGTGGTCGTCGCGGGGGCCCTCGCGCTCGTCCTCACGTACACCGCGCCGAACACGCTGGTGCGGCTGTCGCTCATCTCGTACGAGGGCATGGCCCAGCTCCTTCCGATGCTGCTGCTGGGGCTGCTGTGGCGGAAGCTCACGCTGGCCGGGGCGCTCAGCGGGCTCGTGGTGGGGGTGGGGGTGGTGTGCGCGCTGGTGTTCACCGGCAACGACCCGGTCTGGGGGACGAACGCGGGAATCGTGGCGCTCGCACTCAACCTCCTGGTCGCGCTCGGCGTCTCCTACGGTGGGCCGCGTGAACGCGACGAGCGGCCCGACAGCGAGGTGCTCGCCCGCGGGTGA
- a CDS encoding DUF6412 domain-containing protein, protein MFFLLAQVLFDLGGFGFAGAVALAATATAGAALIACALLAGRTAPSVPRTKVRTALRDRERRTAFLAQRDPDAAGRPRPRAPGRLSPTAA, encoded by the coding sequence ATGTTCTTCCTGCTCGCCCAGGTCCTCTTCGACCTCGGCGGCTTCGGCTTCGCGGGCGCCGTCGCGCTCGCCGCCACGGCCACCGCCGGGGCCGCGCTCATCGCCTGCGCGCTGCTCGCCGGGCGCACGGCTCCGTCCGTACCGCGTACGAAGGTGCGGACCGCCCTGCGCGACCGGGAGCGGCGCACCGCCTTCCTCGCCCAACGGGACCCCGACGCGGCGGGCAGGCCCCGTCCGAGGGCACCCGGGCGGCTGTCTCCGACGGCCGCGTAG
- a CDS encoding YidC/Oxa1 family membrane protein insertase, with translation MYSLFASLVELLARVLEPVFALSATAAAIVVFTMLVRIAFHPLARAAVRGEKARAALAPQLAVLRKKYAKQPERMQKEILALHAEAKVSPFSGMLPMLVQLPVFFVMYHVFSSAKVGGEVNELLGHRLFAAPLGSRWSDALGDGGVFGAQGVVYLGVFALIACVATWSFRRARRNAASSEFAQLASGAGTSGTAVGAGLFKWLPLLSFGTIVTAAVVPLAAGLYLVTTTAWTVAERAWLQRERPAKAEKAALAGQGAG, from the coding sequence GTGTATTCCCTTTTCGCTTCTCTGGTCGAGCTGCTCGCCCGTGTTCTGGAGCCGGTTTTCGCCCTTTCGGCGACCGCTGCCGCCATTGTCGTCTTCACGATGCTGGTGCGTATCGCCTTTCATCCGCTGGCCCGTGCTGCCGTACGGGGGGAGAAGGCGCGGGCGGCGCTGGCTCCGCAATTGGCCGTGCTGAGGAAGAAGTACGCGAAGCAGCCCGAGCGGATGCAGAAGGAAATCCTGGCACTGCATGCGGAGGCGAAGGTTTCGCCGTTTTCGGGGATGCTGCCGATGCTGGTCCAGCTGCCCGTGTTCTTCGTGATGTACCACGTCTTCTCGTCGGCGAAGGTCGGCGGAGAAGTGAACGAGCTGCTCGGACACCGGCTGTTCGCGGCGCCGCTCGGGTCGCGGTGGAGTGACGCGCTGGGTGACGGGGGTGTGTTCGGGGCGCAGGGGGTCGTCTATCTCGGGGTGTTCGCGTTGATCGCGTGCGTGGCGACGTGGTCGTTCCGGCGGGCGCGGCGCAACGCGGCCTCTTCGGAGTTCGCGCAGCTGGCGAGTGGGGCCGGGACGTCCGGGACCGCTGTCGGGGCGGGGCTGTTCAAGTGGCTGCCGCTGTTGTCGTTCGGGACGATCGTCACGGCGGCGGTGGTGCCGCTGGCGGCCGGGCTGTACCTGGTGACGACCACGGCGTGGACCGTCGCGGAGCGGGCCTGGTTGCAGCGGGAGCGGCCCGCGAAGGCGGAGAAGGCCGCGCTGGCGGGGCAGGGCGCGGGATGA
- a CDS encoding fumarylacetoacetate hydrolase family protein translates to MKLLRVGPVGAERPALLDEDGVTVRDLSGVVEEIDGALLADSAALERVREAARAGTLPALDATGLRIGAPLARIGKVVCVGLNYFDHAKEIGAAAPEEPILFLKAPDTVVGPYDTVLVPRGSVKTDWEVELAVVVGRTARYVESAEAALSYVAGYATSHDVSEREWQIERGGTWDKGKNCETFNPLGPWLVTADEVPDPQALPVKLWVNGELKQDGTTAEQIFGVGQIVRYVSQFMTLYPGDVINTGTPAGVAMGQPEPKPYLRAGDVVELEVAGLGRQRQELKGA, encoded by the coding sequence ATGAAGCTGCTGCGTGTGGGGCCCGTCGGTGCGGAACGTCCGGCGTTGCTCGACGAGGACGGCGTGACCGTACGTGACCTGTCCGGGGTCGTGGAGGAGATCGACGGAGCCCTGCTCGCCGACTCCGCCGCGCTGGAGCGGGTGCGCGAGGCCGCGCGGGCGGGGACGCTGCCCGCGCTGGATGCGACGGGCCTGCGGATCGGGGCGCCGTTGGCGCGGATCGGCAAGGTCGTGTGTGTCGGGCTGAACTACTTCGACCACGCGAAGGAGATCGGGGCGGCGGCTCCGGAGGAGCCGATCCTGTTCCTGAAGGCGCCGGACACGGTCGTCGGGCCGTACGACACCGTGCTCGTGCCCCGGGGCAGCGTGAAGACCGACTGGGAGGTCGAGCTGGCCGTCGTCGTCGGCCGGACCGCCCGGTACGTGGAGAGCGCGGAGGCGGCCCTCTCGTACGTGGCCGGGTACGCCACCTCGCACGACGTGTCCGAGCGGGAGTGGCAGATCGAGCGGGGCGGGACGTGGGACAAGGGGAAGAACTGCGAGACGTTCAACCCGCTCGGGCCGTGGCTGGTGACGGCGGACGAGGTGCCGGACCCGCAGGCGCTGCCGGTGAAGCTCTGGGTCAACGGGGAGCTGAAGCAGGACGGGACGACGGCGGAGCAGATCTTCGGAGTGGGACAGATCGTGCGGTATGTGTCCCAGTTCATGACGCTCTACCCGGGCGACGTCATCAACACCGGGACGCCGGCGGGCGTGGCGATGGGGCAGCCGGAGCCGAAGCCGTACCTGCGGGCCGGGGATGTGGTGGAGCTTGAGGTGGCGGGGCTGGGGAGGCAGCGGCAGGAGCTGAAGGGGGCGTAG
- a CDS encoding Gfo/Idh/MocA family oxidoreductase, whose protein sequence is MTSTAAPTSPDPSADTPLRVALLGYGLAGSVFHAPMIAATEGLVLDTVVTSNEERRAQALAEFPEVRFADSPDEVWARAAELDLVVVATPNKTHVSLAKAALAAGLPVVVDKPLSATAAEARELAALADERGLLLSVFQNRRWDNDFLTLRALIAEGELGDVQRFESRFERWRPQLKGGWRESGDPTEIGGLLYDLGSHVVDQALALFGPVTQVYAESDVRRPGAAADDDTFLALTHANGVRSHLYVSATTAQLGPRFRVLGSRAGYVKYGLDPQEAALRDGKRPGTSAAWGEELKEMWGHLGSGESPLTGGGVPVPTLPGDYRAYYAAVAHALRTRTAPPVTALEAAATMTVLEAAKKSAAEGITVQL, encoded by the coding sequence ATGACGTCCACAGCTGCTCCCACCTCGCCCGATCCCTCCGCCGACACCCCGCTGCGGGTGGCACTGCTCGGGTACGGGCTGGCCGGTTCCGTATTCCACGCGCCGATGATCGCCGCGACCGAAGGACTGGTCCTGGACACGGTCGTCACGTCGAACGAGGAACGCAGGGCGCAGGCCCTGGCCGAGTTCCCGGAGGTACGGTTCGCGGACTCGCCCGACGAGGTGTGGGCGCGGGCCGCCGAACTGGACCTGGTGGTCGTCGCCACCCCGAACAAGACCCACGTCTCCCTGGCGAAGGCGGCCCTCGCGGCGGGCCTGCCGGTGGTCGTCGACAAGCCCCTCTCCGCCACGGCGGCCGAGGCCCGCGAGCTGGCCGCCCTCGCCGACGAGCGCGGTCTGCTCCTGTCCGTCTTCCAGAACCGCCGCTGGGACAACGACTTCCTCACCCTGCGCGCGCTCATCGCCGAGGGCGAACTGGGCGACGTACAGCGCTTCGAGTCCCGGTTCGAGCGGTGGCGTCCGCAGCTCAAGGGCGGCTGGCGCGAGTCGGGCGACCCGACGGAGATCGGCGGCCTCCTCTACGACCTGGGCAGCCACGTCGTCGACCAGGCCCTCGCGCTCTTCGGCCCCGTCACCCAGGTGTACGCGGAGTCGGACGTCCGCCGCCCCGGCGCGGCGGCCGACGACGACACGTTCCTCGCCCTCACCCATGCGAACGGCGTCCGCTCCCACCTGTACGTGAGCGCGACGACGGCCCAGCTGGGCCCGCGCTTCCGGGTCCTGGGCTCGCGGGCGGGCTACGTGAAGTACGGCCTGGACCCGCAGGAGGCCGCCCTCCGCGACGGCAAGCGCCCGGGGACTTCGGCAGCCTGGGGCGAGGAGCTCAAGGAGATGTGGGGCCACCTCGGCTCGGGCGAATCCCCCCTGACGGGCGGCGGCGTTCCGGTCCCCACCCTGCCCGGCGACTACCGCGCCTACTACGCGGCCGTCGCCCACGCCCTCCGCACCCGTACGGCTCCCCCGGTCACGGCCCTGGAGGCCGCCGCAACGATGACCGTCCTGGAAGCCGCCAAGAAGTCCGCCGCCGAGGGCATCACGGTCCAGCTCTGA
- a CDS encoding GntR family transcriptional regulator, which produces MDYPNTHHQDPGAPVRSGIPEHGRIPKYYAVKAHLAELIAELAEGQLLPTERDLALRYEVARDTVRQALRELLLEGRVRRQGRGTVAAGPKLEQPLALASYTEGVRRQGRRPGRNLIGLESFPCPRSLAPDVGVEPGAPVWHLERVLLADDERIGLESCYVAVERVPRLDVDFEPDSSFYAYLSEEVGIGLGRAGERIETVLATPREALLIGTPPALPMLLMHRWSRDVTGKPLERVRMLFRGDRFSFSTQLNS; this is translated from the coding sequence GTGGACTACCCGAACACGCACCACCAGGACCCCGGCGCGCCCGTCCGGTCCGGCATCCCGGAGCACGGACGCATCCCCAAGTACTACGCCGTCAAGGCCCATCTCGCCGAGCTGATCGCCGAGTTGGCGGAGGGCCAGCTGCTGCCCACCGAACGCGACCTCGCACTGCGGTACGAAGTCGCCCGCGACACCGTCCGCCAGGCCCTGCGCGAACTGTTGCTGGAGGGGCGGGTGCGACGACAGGGGCGGGGGACCGTCGCCGCCGGGCCGAAGCTGGAGCAGCCCCTGGCGTTGGCCAGTTATACAGAAGGAGTACGCCGTCAGGGCCGCCGCCCCGGCCGCAATCTGATCGGCCTGGAGAGCTTCCCCTGCCCCCGGAGCCTCGCTCCTGACGTCGGTGTCGAGCCCGGTGCACCGGTCTGGCACCTGGAGCGGGTGCTGCTCGCCGACGACGAGCGGATAGGTCTGGAGAGTTGCTACGTCGCCGTGGAGCGCGTGCCGCGCCTCGACGTCGACTTCGAACCCGACTCCTCCTTCTACGCCTACCTCAGTGAAGAGGTCGGCATCGGCCTGGGGCGGGCGGGGGAGCGCATCGAGACCGTCCTGGCCACTCCGCGCGAGGCGCTGCTCATCGGTACGCCGCCCGCACTGCCGATGCTGCTGATGCACCGGTGGTCCCGTGATGTGACGGGGAAGCCGCTGGAGCGGGTGCGGATGCTGTTCCGGGGCGACCGGTTCAGCTTCTCCACGCAGCTCAACAGCTAG
- a CDS encoding TIGR03364 family FAD-dependent oxidoreductase: protein MRVIVVGAGVVGTMHAWHAVERGHEVVQIERESEARGASLRNFGQIWVSGRAGGEELDTALRARELWEGIGARVPELGFRAIGSLTPVRTELELAVAEAALTRDDAAERGYKLLTADEARGINPALRGDFLAALWCERDAAVEPRTAQLALKEALLASGRYTFLGGREVRDVVGEGAVRDDHGDVHRGDVVVFCTGAWLGGLVRELAPDLPVRRVRLQMMQTEPLGETLTTSVADADSFRYYPAYAGGALDALNGGQDQTPTAAAHKMQLLMVQRRDGGLTIGDTHEYEHPFRFDVEEEPYEHVAAVAESFLGRPLPKIRRRWAGVYAQCVDKSRVVHREQVQAGVWLVTGPGGRGMTCSPAIAEKTANELGW from the coding sequence GTGAGAGTCATAGTCGTAGGAGCCGGCGTGGTGGGAACCATGCACGCCTGGCACGCAGTGGAACGCGGCCACGAGGTCGTACAGATCGAGCGAGAGAGCGAGGCGCGCGGCGCGAGCCTGCGCAACTTCGGCCAGATTTGGGTCAGCGGGCGTGCGGGCGGCGAGGAACTCGACACCGCGCTGCGGGCCCGCGAACTGTGGGAGGGCATCGGCGCCCGCGTCCCCGAGCTCGGCTTCAGGGCCATCGGGTCCCTCACCCCGGTCCGTACGGAACTCGAACTCGCCGTCGCCGAAGCGGCGTTGACCCGCGACGACGCGGCGGAACGCGGCTACAAGCTGCTCACCGCCGACGAGGCGCGCGGCATCAACCCCGCCCTGCGCGGCGACTTCCTCGCCGCGCTGTGGTGCGAGCGGGACGCCGCCGTGGAGCCCCGCACCGCGCAACTCGCCCTGAAAGAAGCGTTGTTGGCCTCGGGTCGGTACACCTTCCTCGGCGGGCGTGAGGTCCGGGACGTCGTCGGCGAAGGGGCTGTGCGCGACGATCACGGCGACGTGCACCGGGGAGACGTCGTCGTGTTCTGTACGGGTGCCTGGCTCGGCGGACTCGTCCGCGAGCTCGCCCCCGACCTGCCCGTGCGGCGGGTCCGCCTCCAGATGATGCAGACCGAGCCCCTCGGCGAGACCCTCACCACCTCGGTCGCCGACGCCGACAGCTTCCGCTACTACCCGGCGTACGCGGGCGGAGCGCTCGACGCCCTGAACGGCGGGCAGGACCAGACGCCCACCGCCGCCGCCCACAAGATGCAGCTGCTCATGGTGCAACGGCGCGACGGCGGGCTGACCATCGGCGACACCCACGAGTACGAACACCCCTTCCGCTTCGACGTGGAGGAGGAGCCGTACGAGCACGTCGCAGCCGTGGCCGAGAGCTTCCTGGGGCGTCCGCTTCCGAAGATCCGGCGGCGCTGGGCCGGGGTCTACGCCCAGTGCGTCGACAAGAGCCGTGTGGTGCACCGGGAGCAGGTGCAGGCCGGCGTATGGCTGGTGACCGGGCCGGGCGGACGCGGGATGACCTGCTCGCCCGCCATCGCCGAGAAGACCGCGAACGAATTGGGCTGGTGA